DNA sequence from the Cucumis melo cultivar AY chromosome 6, USDA_Cmelo_AY_1.0, whole genome shotgun sequence genome:
GATATCGAAATTTGgcttgctttttttttttttttatatgtattttcaTCTCTTGGGAGACTTTTCTAGTAACAAAGGAGTACTATAATACATTATGTTTACGATAAAAATCCGCTATTCTTAAAAAGCTCTTGAAGCGATCGATTTAGTTTCAGTGAAGAACACTGATTACTGATGGAAGTGTCTGATCTTTTATTTAAGGTTTGTATTTAGATATCAACTTATAAAGCTAATGGACTGAGCATTCATTGAACTTCTTGGTTTCTCATTGACTAATTTTACCATAATTCAGAAATCTGTTTTTAGAAGACCTTTTTCTCTATGGTTTTGAAATTTACTGAGAGTAGAGGTAAGGAAAATATACGTTGATgtaaattttgtatatatatgttttttaatCTCTCATATTATTATTGGGGATAATGTTGTCAGCTTAGATAATGGATCTACAAAGAAGAGagattaattttaaacaaataaggaaagaaaaaaactcaaaaaggaaaaaaaatagaatgatggagcgttaaaaaaaatattataaaactGAAAGTGTATTTAGAATTACTTTTTAGAAAAGATTTtcaaacaatttatttttattcaaaagtttctttataattttttttaaaataataaactcTGTTTAACAAATTGTATTTAAGATTTTCTTTCCGCAAACAGATTTCTTATCATCTCATCCAAGGCTTCATTTGAAATCAAAGAGAAGGCAAATATTAGATTTTCTAGGAAATGTGCATTGACTCAACAAAATTAGGTGGTCTCAAATACCAGATATGAAATTAGCAACATGAAAACAATTCTATCTGATTTTGAAATCGAGGATCAAGATTGAAATCAAACTTGTATGAGGTGGGTTTCAAAGTTGTTTATTAACTACACATTAGGTGTGGCCAATTTATTAGTTTGAATCGAGTCAAACCATATTTATGGAGTTCTGTTAGGCTTCAAACCGTATTTTGAAAACAGATCGAGATTATATGCCTCGAAGTAACGTAGAGTTATATCGTATAAGATTATATTTTTGACTCAGtttagaaaaatagcaaaactaTTAGAGTGTACATGTATTAATAGATGACCTACAATGATTTGTCTCCCTTGCTCTTTGTAGATACTCCCCAGTAAATTTTCTTATATATCCCGTCGTTTGATAGTCCCCTAACTGAGCTCTACGCGGTCGCATCTCCTCATAGAATCAACATTGAGAACTAGAGTGAAGAAAGAATGGAACAAATAGAGTTTGTTGAACAATTTTCCTCTTTTAGTACATGAGGTAAAATAGCCTACGCAACATAATCCTAAACATTCTGaagtttaagaaaaaaagaCCTAAAAGTGTGGGTAGACATTTCATAGAATTATTCACCAAATGAACATGCAATCGATAATCATCATTGAATAGAATAGAAAGTGGTGGGAGGTTAGTAGATTGCATGAAAAGCATACATACTTTAACATCAAGAAAAATGCCTGAAGATAATTTCATGAGAAGAAAGACCGTGTCTTGTTGCGTTCCAACCGAGCTTCCCGCTGGAAAGAAGACACATCTCGTTCAAGTTAGAAACTTAATAAACAGAGACAACATCTGATAGAGAATTGGTGCATTATGCTACTCTACTACACCAACCAAGGAAGTAAATGTTAACACAGGCTCTAAAGTTTCTTTAGTATCATGAATCACAATAATATTTCTCCTCTTATATGCCATAGTATCTTTCAGGTCATAGAGtaattttaattctttaaatttaatcCCAAGTTTCcagaaagtttttattttagaCCCGCAAGCTTCAGGAACTTCAAATCCAATCTACCATTAATACGGTGTCCTATTTTTTGTTGCCGATCAACGTATAATTAATAAGAGGTTATCACATGGAAGAGACAGTATTAGACATACAATACATCACTTGCCATACAAATCTGATATCACAAAATGAGTAGTCACTTTTTCGTATGTGACATAGAGATTACTAAAACTTGAAAGATCAAAATATAACTTTACTGAGGACCAAGATCATATTTTAATGTTTTGATGCCTCTTTGGGATCTGCTCATTCGCAATTACAACCTTGGTCAATCAGTACCATTATCTCAGAAGCCAAACTCCCGTAAATAGTGAGCACATATGTTTTCAGTAACAATGCCACACGTTATAAAATGTTCCACCATTCCAATTTCATGTGATAACTAAGAGCAGAAAATACCTCTTTCTTCTTGCATTCCTTGTAAACATCGAAATGTTCTTGACATTTGCTCTTCTCTGAGCTATTTACCTCAAGACCTACAACATTTGGAAAAGGAAATTTTCTCTGATAAGAAGTTCAAAATGTTCTCtgacataaaaataaaattccaAATCTACAAAAATTAGTAATCTAAGCACCAACTTCTCATTCAATGGTTCATGGAACACCAAAGATAAGCTGCACTTTAACGGAATCAATAACGATAGTCCtcatttaaaaattcaaattacaaGTTCACTTTGCACATGACTTAACAACCATCACCAACGCATGCTTCCCATGAATAATTTGTATATGACCTTTATCCTTGCCTTAAGTCCCAGCTCGAGGCTTTCGCATTAAACacctttttaaatattattctGTCCATATGCGGGGTTATGTGTTATATGTAATCCGTTATCCTAAATCAAACAAATACACGGGGATATCCAGAAAGTTAAAACCCTCTCATAAATATAGCACAAAGAATAAGCCAAATAATGAAGTTGGATCGGATTGACGACTAATTAGATTTGGAGCAGAAGAACCATCCACGTTAGTAATTCCTACTATGACACTTGGCCCCAAGGAAAGGGGGATTATGATCATTCGGCTCCAAAATCCTAGTCAAAGCTCCTTTTCAGCATTTTCCATAGTCATTAGTTAGAACAGTAAGTGGACTCAAAACACGGCCACTCTAAGAACTCCGACGAGCGTTTTATCAATTAATACCCAGGCAAAatctattttgtttttaagattATCATACGGTCACCAATACATTTATTTAAGTTCGCTTACTCTTCATCAATTAACCATAACTCGATGGAAATAGAAACCCTAGAAAAGTAATCAAACAGACTAGCAAATTTTCAAGTAACATAGCACAGAGAAACGCCAACAGAAGTAGAGTTCGCACGATCATCGCCAACTACAAATTCGCGAGTTTGACCATAAAATACACAAACTGAAAACAATTGATGCGCAGCACCCAATCAATCTCAAATGAACCAACGCAGAACAAGTCCAAAATCAAATTGTGAGATAACAGCAGCACAGATACCTAAATTTCTGGCGGAGAAttatagaaaaacaaaaaaaaaatgagaataatgGAGAGGGAGTATGAGAGTGAAAGTACATTTGAGGGAAGCGCTGTACTGAGGATAGCAAGGAGAATCGGAAATTCTAGCAGCACTGGCGTAGGGCGGAGCTGGATCCCTAGAAGTGGAAGCCATGGCGGAAGAACACACTCTGTATTGGCAGAAAAGAGAGGTCGGTTAAAGATGACCGCCTGATATTCCGATGAGAGAGGCAAGAGAATCAATCTCTTTTTATAGGTATTTGTATCAAGTCGATCCAATCCGGTCCAACCCGACCGATTGTTTAATATGTAATAAgtaatgattttttaaaagaaaaagaatgaccCATTGCATCTGAGTCTACGTGAGTGGTCTTTTTAAGCTACCTACAGATATTCGATAACAAAAAATTGTATCTCTGGTAAATTTAAGACGAAGTATTCTAAGAAAAACGTTAtcattgattaattaattatattaaataagcACGAATGAAGTAAAAAACATAATTGGAATTAGAGaattatcgtttatataaaaTGGTCCAAAAATGATTCCATATTAGCCACACTTCAATTTTGTCCTAAAATAATTCTCCATGTTAAGCTAGGTAGTAAGAGATTAATTTTTCTACAATTCTTAAAAGTACCGTAAAATCTATCACTACTTTTAGGGTTCATCGCACAGTCAATTGCTTCTAAGATCCATTAGATAGGCTATTACTTTTGTGGAGTCATTGTAGATAGACTAATACTTTCGGAGTTTGCCATCAAAATtcacggtattttgtaaatattatgattgattttgctatttttagccCTTCCTTTTcattgtttaaatttgttacaCGAAATATTCAATTCTATGCATCAAGAAATaaagttaaattttgaaataaatgaaacagaaaaagacaaaaaaaaactaGAACAAATTATTGTATTTCACAAGTATATAGACTAAAATAATTTCGTTAAAAAGTATTTATGACTATTCATTCAGCTCCATATATGCatcccaaaattaaaataatttgattCTCAACTTCATAATCTGATCATTTTATAAATGAAGAGAAAATTTCCAATGTCAGATACCGTTTATCCTCCAAACCAATCAAAAAATCTTCTCCAAAGTGAGTAAATAAGTGGAGAAAGTTAAGAGGGTAAGATGATTTGCACTTCCCAGTGAAACCAAGAAGTGGATTTTGAGCTCAATTCACAAGTGTCTCCTGCCTTCCTTCCTCTCTCTAGCTCGTAAGAGAAAGAACGTAAGCCACTTTTATTATCGACTTCCTCAATGGGAAGCTCATTCTATCTTGTGCATAGTAGCCAAATAAACTGTCGCTTCGACCAAAACCGACTACTCGTTAGCATCTTCAATGTTAGGATGCAAAAGCAAGGTATAAAAGGAAATAGCTCTATGCTCGAGTGATAAAATAGGTCGTCTTTAAAGTATAGGAGTGAAACGAAGAAGCGGAATGGCTGGATAAGATTTGGAATCTTTTGTGAAGAGAATTCCATCATTTGGAAAAGAGATGAGGAATGGAATTGAAAGAGCTTCAATCATAAAGATATACTCATTCCATGGCCACCTTCAGTAGCTCCTCCCAAGTGGTTAACTTCTCCCTGGGTTTGTTCTTCAGACTTCCAAGCCTCTTTTCTACGGAGTCTATCTTTTCCCAAGCGCTAAACGGTACAAATCTAACATTTTGATCGTCTAATGCATGTATGAGACCTTCTCTCCCGGGCTTTGATGAGCTAGAAAAGGAGGACCCTGATGCTGTTTTATCAAGGTCTTCACATATGCTGGCAACCTGATGAATCAATGACTAACAAAggttaaaaattttaaattaaaaaagtgGGTACATCTATATAAAGCTTTTGGTGCTCAAACTCGGTGAGATAGTTTCATTTTTCATGTTGAAATATGTGGGTAGTTGGATCTAGGACATGATTGGAATATAGAACGAAGATTGAAGTAAAAATTAACTAGACTCGGGTAGAAATAGTGGGTTGGGAAAAAAGAGGTATCTTGAAAACTATTCATTTTCCCTACTTCTTCATCACATTTCCttgatttatttattgttatatGATCTTGGTTAATCATGCCACGTTGTAGTCTATTCCTTTGCTTTTATCATAATCACCCCAAACCAGTGACCAAACAAGGAGAGAAGGATTTGAACACTCACGGTTTCTTGAGCACAATAGAGATTTGTTGCAATAATTCCAGTTGGTCCTCTCTTCAACCACCCACATACATACAATCCTTCCTCAAGCTGGATGGCATCTCCAGAAATATAGCTTACAACTCGACCTCTAATGTTGGGTACGATTCCTGAAAATCAAACTACAAAAGAATCAGCAAAGGAAAACACTAGAGAAGAAGTTTTTCCATGGAAACTTGAGGGGATAAATGAATAGAGAGACATGAGAATGATTTGTTGGATACATTCGATCCATGGCTTCAAATAAGTGTTCTTGAGCACTTTGGTAAATCTGAACCTCATACCTTTTTGGTGATCAAAGGGCAAACCATCGATAGGCACTGATTTGTAACCTATACTCTTTAGCACCATCCTATAAAAACCAAGCAATTGATTCTAGATGAGCTTATTTTcacagaaagaaagaaagaaagaaagtattCTATCTGATTTAACAAAAGAATATGTTTTTAATCTTCAATCATGAGAAAGGGACTAAGATGTGACTTCAATGAGTAAAACATATTTGCGCTTCCGCTGAATAGTTATATCACCCAATAAAATTGAGatcaaaactaaaatttattttCCCATTACAACTCTCATGTGTCCTCCTAACAAATATTCTGATGTATAATTTGTtaccaaagaaaaaaatttaaagaaaaaaacaaacaaaaaatataacttaGGAAGAAATTACTGGCAGTCAAGGTCTTCAAACTCCCCAGTACCTCTAGCTATCTGCTTTCCAGGGCTAGAACCTACAGAAGGAAATGGTAGCACAAGGACATAAGGATGGGATGGGATAGAATGCACGTAATCCTGAAGGATTATTAGTAATTTTCGGTGATGAGAGAAATTGAAGAAATCGGCTTCCTAGTCCAGAACACCATCTTTGATGACATTAGCGCAAATTTTCACAAAAGAGTTTTTCAGTAATCATCCTACTTACATGAGTGGAGTCCATCTACTGGAGACATAAGAAATAGGACATGGACAATTACCTTCAAGAACTGTCTTCTCAAATCGAACACCAGCAACATGGTCTTTTTCGTCTACTGAACTCAGAAACTCCTCAGGTTTGCGGAAGAAAACAAAATGCAGTTCACGTAGACCTGTGCCAGAATGGGGAGGTCCAGAAGCAGCAGCCTTAGCAAGCAATTCATAAACCCTCCTCTGTATTCGACTGTTTTTCACCTCTTCCTTTTACGAAAGACAGTATTAAGACAAAAGTGATGTTGATAAAACAATGAAATGTATATTTTAATGTGTGATTGTGAAAAATCCCAAATTTCAGGATCACACTCTTAAGCTATGAGACCTATGCCCTAGATAATTGCGTGACCTGAAGAGGTAAGGAACTAAGAAACTATTTACATTCCTTCTTAACAGTCACCAGAGCTTCTCATTAGTTAACATGGAGATAACTTGAGTTGAATTATACCTCATCTGTTGGGCTCTTGAGAAGATCGGCTTCCCGTATGTGAATGTGCAAGTTCTTAATGCCTGCAGTGATGAAATCAAACAACTAATGACATCATTGGTTATGGTTTGAGCACACAATGTAAATGCAAAATGCAAAAATCAAAAAGGCATAATAATCAAGTACAAAAGTATGCAGATTAAGCTGATTGACTACTTTCATAGTGCTTTCATCTGTATGACTGTTTCttttaagataataaaattgcACGCACAAACACATGAAGAAAATATAGAGTAGTGAAGTGACCATAACATTACATTATAGAGATATGAGTAACACAAACAAGGGctaaacttaaaataaaaaacagtTAACCACTTAAAACTCATTCTCAATGACAAGGATACAAGAGTATTTCTAAGAAAACgtaaaaatcaatttttaaaGAGGTTGAGCATTGAGAACTACCAAGAACTTCACGCAACTCTTTAGCAGTACAAGCTGCTTGCACTGGTCCGCGTCTTCCAACCAAAAGAACTTTCCTATAtgagaaataattaaaataagaaGACAATAGCAGTAATCTTAATGCTATAATGAACTCAAAAGTAAGAAACCTTATAGAGCTCTCCTGCAAAGCCTCCAATGCATGACTAGCAATATCTGTAGATCCCAATTCTGATGTTGGCCGTAAAAGGATGCGTGCAACATCTAAAGCTACATTTCCCTGGATAATAGAAATATTTCAGTCTTAGTCTGAACTAACTTAAAAGCTTCTTGTTTCTTCCAGCATCAAGGGAATTTATTAGAAAAGTAAAGGCCAGAAATGCTtgacaaattttttttattatttcaaatttagaaCAGAATGGCCTGAAGTTACCTGGCCAAGGATTACAGCTGTATCAGTGGTCTTTAAACCAGGATTTAGGTTTCTGCAATCTGGGTGCCCATTGTACCACCAAACAAATTCTCTGGCTGAGTGTATCCCATACCAATCCTATAGAAGGATATG
Encoded proteins:
- the LOC103483451 gene encoding NADPH:adrenodoxin oxidoreductase, mitochondrial isoform X2 is translated as MALFRARALFCRCFSTSASHPTHICVVGSGPAGFYTAEKLLKALPNAQVDIIDRLPTPFGLVRSGVAPDHPETKIVVNQFTRVAQHQRCSFFGNIKLGSSISLSDLRELYHTVVLAYGAESDRSLKIPGEDWYGIHSAREFVWWYNGHPDCRNLNPGLKTTDTAVILGQGNVALDVARILLRPTSELGSTDIASHALEALQESSIRKVLLVGRRGPVQAACTAKELREVLGIKNLHIHIREADLLKSPTDEEEVKNSRIQRRVYELLAKAAASGPPHSGTGLRELHFVFFRKPEEFLSSVDEKDHVAGVRFEKTVLEGSSPGKQIARGTGEFEDLDCQMVLKSIGYKSVPIDGLPFDHQKV
- the LOC103483451 gene encoding NADPH:adrenodoxin oxidoreductase, mitochondrial isoform X1, producing MALFRARALFCRCFSTSASHPTHICVVGSGPAGFYTAEKLLKALPNAQVDIIDRLPTPFGLVRSGVAPDHPETKIVVNQFTRVAQHQRCSFFGNIKLGSSISLSDLRELYHTVVLAYGAESDRSLKIPGEDWYGIHSAREFVWWYNGHPDCRNLNPGLKTTDTAVILGQGNVALDVARILLRPTSELGSTDIASHALEALQESSIRKVLLVGRRGPVQAACTAKELREVLGIKNLHIHIREADLLKSPTDEEEVKNSRIQRRVYELLAKAAASGPPHSGTGLRELHFVFFRKPEEFLSSVDEKDHVAGVRFEKTVLEGSSPGKQIARGTGEFEDLDCQMVLKSIGYKSVPIDGLPFDHQKGIVPNIRGRVVSYISGDAIQLEEGLYVCGWLKRGPTGIIATNLYCAQETVASICEDLDKTASGSSFSSSSKPGREGLIHALDDQNVRFVPFSAWEKIDSVEKRLGSLKNKPREKLTTWEELLKVAME